One segment of Bradyrhizobium sp. CB2312 DNA contains the following:
- a CDS encoding HlyD family efflux transporter periplasmic adaptor subunit yields MTPNRKRWLIALVAVALCVGGYFAWQAFRGDSLPSGFASGNGRIEAVEIDIATKTPGRIRDILVREGDLVSAGQALAQMDTVQLEAQARQAQAQLRRAKIGIETAKSLVTQREAEKKTATAVIAQRSAEYDAADRRLQRSEQLIRTSAVSQQVLDDDRATANGARAAVAAAEAQLAGSEAAIGAAEAQVVDAEAAVEAAKASIESIKADLNDSTLRAPRDGRVQFRVAQPGEVLSAGGRVLNLVDLGDVFMTFFLPTAQAGRVAIGSEVRLVLDAAPQWVIPARATFVASVAQFTPKTVETEVEREKLMFRVRAHIAPDLLRRNIEQVKTGLPGRAFVRLDPSAEWPARLTENLVK; encoded by the coding sequence ATGACACCTAATCGAAAACGCTGGCTGATCGCCCTCGTTGCCGTCGCACTCTGCGTCGGCGGCTACTTCGCTTGGCAGGCGTTTAGGGGCGACAGTCTTCCAAGCGGATTCGCCAGTGGCAACGGCCGCATCGAGGCGGTCGAGATCGATATCGCCACCAAGACACCGGGGCGCATTCGCGACATCCTGGTGCGCGAAGGCGATCTGGTCTCGGCCGGACAGGCGCTGGCGCAGATGGATACGGTGCAACTCGAGGCGCAGGCCCGCCAGGCACAGGCCCAGCTGCGACGTGCCAAGATCGGAATCGAGACGGCCAAGAGCCTCGTCACCCAACGTGAGGCCGAGAAGAAAACGGCGACCGCGGTGATCGCGCAGCGCAGCGCGGAGTACGATGCAGCCGACCGGAGGCTCCAGCGCTCCGAACAGCTGATCAGGACCAGTGCCGTGTCCCAGCAGGTGCTCGACGACGACCGCGCGACCGCCAACGGCGCACGCGCAGCCGTCGCGGCGGCGGAAGCCCAGCTCGCCGGCTCGGAAGCCGCCATCGGTGCGGCCGAGGCGCAAGTGGTCGATGCGGAGGCTGCGGTCGAGGCGGCGAAAGCCTCGATCGAGAGCATCAAGGCCGATCTGAACGACTCGACGCTTCGCGCGCCACGTGACGGGCGTGTCCAGTTCCGCGTCGCCCAGCCTGGCGAGGTTCTCAGCGCCGGCGGACGCGTGCTCAATCTCGTCGATCTCGGCGATGTCTTCATGACCTTCTTCCTGCCGACGGCACAGGCTGGCCGTGTCGCGATCGGTTCGGAGGTCCGGCTCGTCCTCGACGCCGCGCCGCAATGGGTCATCCCGGCCAGAGCGACGTTCGTCGCCAGCGTTGCTCAATTCACGCCGAAGACGGTCGAAACCGAGGTGGAACGCGAGAAGCTGATGTTCCGGGTCAGGGCGCACATTGCGCCGGATCTGCTGCGGAGGAATATCGAGCAGGTCAAGACCGGCCTGCCGGGCCGCGCCTTCGTTCGCCTCGATCCCTCCGCCGAATGGCCGGCGCGGCTCACCGAAAATCTGGTCAAATGA
- a CDS encoding Bax inhibitor-1/YccA family protein, whose product MSNLDQNLTTPQTAGSASAVDAGLHDYMLRIYGYMAGGVGLTALVAWLTYEITGPALLQSPWMWLFILAPLALVFFIGSRINTLSVPTARLLFFIYAALIGISLSILLHMYTSSSIARVFFVAAASFGALSIFGYTTRRDLSGLGTFLFMGLIGIIIASLINLFLSSSTLDWLISIVGVGVFAGLTAYDTQRIKAMYDSADDHTSAGRKSVIGALSLYLNFLNLFLMLLRLAGGRR is encoded by the coding sequence ATGTCCAATCTCGACCAGAACCTGACCACTCCGCAGACGGCCGGCAGTGCGAGCGCGGTGGACGCCGGATTGCACGACTACATGCTGCGGATTTACGGCTACATGGCTGGAGGTGTCGGTCTGACCGCGCTCGTCGCCTGGCTGACCTACGAGATCACCGGTCCCGCGCTGCTCCAGAGTCCATGGATGTGGCTGTTCATCCTGGCGCCGCTCGCGCTGGTGTTCTTCATCGGCTCGCGCATCAATACGCTGTCGGTACCGACGGCGCGGCTGCTGTTCTTCATCTATGCGGCCCTGATCGGCATATCGCTCTCGATCTTGCTGCACATGTATACCAGCTCGTCGATCGCCCGCGTCTTCTTCGTCGCCGCGGCGAGTTTCGGCGCGCTCAGCATCTTCGGCTACACGACGCGGCGCGATCTCTCCGGCCTTGGCACCTTCCTGTTCATGGGGCTGATCGGAATCATCATTGCGAGCCTGATCAACCTGTTCCTGTCGTCGAGCACGCTCGATTGGCTGATCTCGATCGTCGGCGTCGGCGTGTTTGCCGGCCTTACGGCCTACGATACGCAGCGGATCAAGGCGATGTACGACAGCGCCGATGACCATACCTCAGCAGGCCGCAAGTCCGTCATCGGCGCGTTGTCGCTCTATCTCAACTTCCTGAACCTGTTCCTGATGCTGCTGCGCCTTGCCGGCGGCCGGCGCTAA
- a CDS encoding response regulator transcription factor, with amino-acid sequence MKRILIADDHEVVRSGLRAIVETHSNWIVSGEATNGEQAVALTLETRPDILIVDYSMPIMNGLEVSRRLKALHLRAEVLILTMHESEELLTEAILAGVRGFLFKSDARKHLIFAIEALLDGRPYFTSILLEKLLHDYQMNKQNRTDMLLTSREQSVVQLIAEGHTNKSISTILKLSVKTVETHRASAMRKLRMSSTAELVRYAIRKKLVAP; translated from the coding sequence GTGAAGCGCATCTTGATTGCGGACGATCATGAAGTCGTGCGTTCCGGTCTGCGCGCGATCGTCGAAACGCATTCCAACTGGATCGTGAGCGGAGAGGCGACCAACGGCGAGCAAGCGGTTGCGCTGACGCTCGAAACCAGGCCGGATATCCTGATCGTGGACTATTCCATGCCGATCATGAACGGCCTGGAGGTCAGTCGCCGCCTCAAGGCGCTCCATCTTCGTGCCGAAGTCCTGATCCTGACGATGCACGAGAGCGAGGAGCTTCTGACCGAAGCCATCCTGGCGGGGGTGCGCGGCTTCCTGTTCAAGTCGGACGCCCGCAAGCACCTGATCTTCGCGATCGAGGCCCTGCTCGACGGCAGGCCCTACTTCACCAGCATCCTGTTGGAGAAGCTGCTTCACGATTACCAGATGAACAAGCAGAACCGGACCGACATGCTGCTGACCTCGCGCGAGCAGAGCGTGGTCCAGCTGATCGCGGAAGGGCATACCAACAAGTCGATCAGCACGATCCTGAAGCTGAGCGTGAAGACCGTCGAGACCCACCGCGCCTCGGCCATGCGCAAGCTTAGGATGTCATCCACCGCCGAGCTGGTCCGTTACGCCATTCGCAAGAAGCTGGTCGCGCCCTGA
- a CDS encoding HoxN/HupN/NixA family nickel/cobalt transporter, translating into MVAQATNQATKRSLRGIELGTALLFGGLIFANAAAWLWAFALFADRPVVMATALLAWVFGLRHAVDADHIAAIDNAVRRLIQAGGSPKCAGLYFALGHSSVVVAATMLLSETAIGFWGDDSPGRRIGGLVGTSVSAAFLLLIALINLAIFIGLWRTFRSVHRKASHGIEHLDAGVPGAGMLARLLSPAFRIVTKTWHMYPLGFLFGLGFDTATAIGLMSISAAEAVRGGSAGSVLVFPALFAAGMALVDTADSVLMVNAYRWAFVDPLRKLWYNLTITGASVVIALFIGGVEALGLLGRQFELSGHLWSAIAGLNESLADLGFMVIGLFGLAWLVSVALYRAFVADREPQRSTRRLACAEARDVA; encoded by the coding sequence ATGGTGGCCCAGGCGACGAACCAGGCGACGAAGCGGTCTTTGCGAGGTATCGAGCTCGGCACCGCCCTGCTGTTCGGCGGGCTCATCTTCGCCAATGCCGCGGCGTGGCTCTGGGCATTCGCGCTGTTCGCCGACCGTCCAGTGGTCATGGCCACCGCCCTGCTCGCCTGGGTGTTCGGCCTGCGTCACGCCGTCGACGCCGATCATATCGCCGCGATCGACAACGCGGTGCGCAGGTTGATCCAGGCGGGCGGCTCGCCGAAATGCGCTGGACTCTATTTCGCGCTCGGGCACTCCAGCGTGGTCGTGGCGGCGACCATGCTGCTGTCGGAAACCGCAATCGGCTTCTGGGGTGACGACAGCCCGGGCAGGCGCATCGGCGGCCTGGTCGGCACTTCGGTTTCGGCCGCGTTCCTGCTGCTGATCGCGCTGATCAATCTTGCCATCTTCATCGGCCTGTGGCGCACCTTCCGATCTGTACACCGGAAGGCAAGCCATGGGATCGAACACCTCGACGCCGGTGTCCCCGGCGCAGGCATGCTGGCGCGCCTGCTCAGCCCGGCGTTCCGCATCGTGACCAAGACCTGGCACATGTATCCGCTCGGCTTCCTGTTCGGGCTCGGCTTCGATACGGCAACCGCAATCGGCCTGATGAGCATCTCGGCAGCGGAAGCGGTTCGCGGCGGATCAGCCGGGAGCGTCCTGGTGTTTCCGGCATTGTTTGCCGCCGGCATGGCACTAGTCGACACTGCCGACAGTGTGTTGATGGTGAACGCCTATCGATGGGCCTTCGTCGATCCGCTGCGCAAGCTCTGGTACAATCTCACGATCACCGGGGCGTCGGTCGTCATCGCACTCTTCATCGGCGGAGTGGAGGCGCTCGGCCTGCTTGGCAGGCAGTTCGAGCTGTCAGGCCATTTGTGGTCGGCCATTGCCGGCCTCAACGAGAGCCTTGCGGATCTCGGCTTCATGGTGATCGGCCTGTTCGGGTTGGCCTGGCTCGTATCCGTCGCGTTGTACCGCGCGTTCGTTGCAGATCGCGAGCCTCAACGGAGCACGCGGCGTCTCGCCTGTGCCGAGGCGCGCGACGTGGCGTGA
- a CDS encoding DUF1269 domain-containing protein, which translates to MSDLVAIVYPSEAKAEEVRQRLLKLQKEYLITISDAVIAVKTDSGGIKLNQLVNTTAMGAMTGSFWGLLIGVLFLNPILGVAVGAASGALGGALSDFGIDDAFMKSLSANLKSGNAALFVLIKHMTADKVIKEIKDAGGVVLKTSLDETKEKILRDALESAVDRPAA; encoded by the coding sequence ATGTCGGATCTTGTCGCGATCGTGTATCCGTCCGAAGCGAAAGCCGAGGAAGTGCGTCAGCGACTGCTGAAGCTGCAAAAGGAATATCTGATCACCATCAGCGACGCCGTGATCGCGGTGAAGACGGATTCGGGCGGCATCAAGCTCAATCAGCTCGTCAACACGACCGCCATGGGCGCGATGACGGGCAGCTTCTGGGGTCTTCTCATCGGCGTCCTCTTTCTCAATCCGATCCTGGGGGTCGCGGTCGGCGCGGCGTCGGGCGCACTTGGCGGAGCGCTTTCCGACTTCGGCATCGATGATGCCTTCATGAAGAGCCTGTCCGCCAACCTCAAGTCCGGCAACGCGGCCCTTTTCGTGCTGATCAAGCACATGACCGCGGACAAGGTGATCAAGGAGATCAAGGACGCCGGCGGCGTGGTGCTCAAGACCTCGCTCGACGAGACCAAGGAAAAGATCCTGCGCGATGCCCTGGAGAGCGCTGTGGATCGGCCGGCGGCCTGA
- a CDS encoding AI-2E family transporter yields MSDSRMGPDRFREVVLTAAERPDGAEQPRSMLAVGLSLLAAGVALFLIWQTVSSLLIVFAGVLFAALLDAAARALASIVPISRAWRLTLVLLLLSALSGFGIAWGAGKLPEQTRLLLKVMDAQVDVLQEHLLSYGVDLLGPEWGRDFAQWLFADQGRFFSHAQFLLGGASSFLSAVLVILFLGILFAFDPTGHRESLVMLVKHSYRARARAVMDEMGSIMRLWFVGQLIRIALMTLCVWIALYLIGLPGPFVLGLQAGLSNFIPYLGPIVAAIPIALVAMPLGASLLIWAVVIYTIIQSIEGYVIGPLIQRQAVEIPPAWTLVAIVLLGSLFGVLGIALAMPLVAIGRVAIIRFYVEDYLGDDPRPATIASDQS; encoded by the coding sequence ATGAGCGATTCCAGGATGGGACCAGATCGATTCCGCGAGGTCGTTCTGACCGCCGCCGAACGGCCGGACGGCGCCGAGCAACCAAGGAGCATGCTCGCCGTCGGCCTCTCCCTGCTCGCCGCGGGCGTTGCCCTGTTCCTGATATGGCAGACAGTCTCCAGCCTGCTCATCGTCTTCGCCGGCGTGCTGTTCGCGGCCTTGCTCGACGCCGCCGCGCGAGCGCTGGCTTCGATCGTTCCGATCAGCCGCGCCTGGCGTCTGACGCTCGTGCTTCTGCTGCTGTCCGCACTCTCAGGCTTTGGCATTGCCTGGGGCGCGGGCAAGTTGCCGGAACAGACGCGTTTGCTGCTGAAAGTCATGGATGCCCAGGTCGACGTGCTCCAGGAGCACTTGCTGTCATATGGCGTGGACCTGCTCGGCCCGGAATGGGGCCGCGACTTCGCTCAATGGCTGTTCGCCGATCAGGGCCGGTTCTTCAGCCACGCTCAATTTCTGCTCGGCGGGGCATCGAGCTTCCTGTCCGCCGTGCTCGTGATCCTGTTCCTCGGCATCCTCTTCGCCTTCGATCCCACCGGCCATCGCGAAAGCCTGGTCATGCTGGTCAAGCACTCATACCGCGCCCGTGCGCGCGCCGTGATGGATGAGATGGGCAGCATCATGCGGCTCTGGTTTGTCGGTCAGTTGATCCGCATTGCCCTGATGACGTTGTGCGTCTGGATCGCGCTCTATCTCATTGGGCTGCCCGGGCCTTTCGTGCTGGGGCTTCAGGCAGGCCTGTCGAACTTCATTCCCTATCTCGGCCCGATCGTTGCCGCGATCCCGATCGCGCTCGTGGCAATGCCGCTCGGCGCATCGCTGCTGATCTGGGCCGTCGTGATCTACACCATCATCCAGTCGATCGAAGGGTATGTGATCGGTCCCCTGATCCAGCGCCAGGCGGTCGAGATTCCGCCGGCCTGGACATTGGTCGCGATCGTCCTCCTCGGCTCCCTGTTCGGCGTCCTCGGCATCGCGCTCGCGATGCCGCTCGTCGCCATCGGCCGGGTCGCGATCATCAGGTTCTATGTCGAGGACTATCTTGGCGACGATCCGAGGCCGGCAACGATTGCGAGCGATCAGTCATGA
- a CDS encoding DUF992 domain-containing protein — MHKCRHVAAIAALTWFCGVAPPAQAETFRVGRLLCWSTPRVGLVLGSAQSLRCTFYRRHPQRTYIYEGRIRRVGLDIGVTSAGTLSWVVFAKNSQIGPGTLRGQYVGASGNVALGPGLGANVLIGGSRRSVMLQPLSIERSIGLNLAAGVTNLTLGPRGRG; from the coding sequence ATGCACAAGTGCCGGCATGTTGCAGCCATCGCTGCGTTGACATGGTTTTGCGGTGTCGCACCACCCGCGCAGGCCGAAACATTCCGGGTCGGCAGGCTGTTGTGCTGGTCGACGCCGCGCGTCGGACTGGTGCTCGGATCGGCGCAGTCGCTGCGCTGCACGTTCTACAGACGGCACCCGCAGCGGACATATATCTACGAGGGACGGATCAGGCGCGTCGGCCTCGACATCGGCGTAACCAGCGCCGGCACCCTGTCCTGGGTCGTGTTCGCCAAGAACTCGCAGATCGGTCCCGGTACATTGCGCGGCCAATATGTCGGTGCAAGCGGCAACGTCGCGTTAGGTCCTGGCCTTGGCGCCAACGTTCTGATCGGCGGCTCTCGCCGGAGCGTCATGCTTCAGCCGCTGTCGATCGAACGGTCGATCGGACTGAACCTCGCCGCTGGCGTGACCAATCTGACGCTGGGACCGCGGGGGCGAGGATGA
- a CDS encoding response regulator transcription factor translates to MKRILIADDHEAVRSGLRAVIEQRADWEVVAEVNDGGKAVAAAIESRPHVAIVDFSMPRMTGVEVARRIRDYPLQTEVLIFTVHNSGLLAQQAFEAGARAFLVKSDANKLLLAAVESLLLHRPFCNRSCSAELDRGPAADGKRHDELTAREQLVVKLVAEGYSNKGISAILNLRVKTTEAHRASAMRKLEVNSTAGLVRYAVRAGLVEA, encoded by the coding sequence ATGAAGCGAATTCTCATTGCCGACGATCACGAGGCGGTACGGTCGGGATTACGGGCGGTGATCGAGCAGCGGGCGGATTGGGAGGTGGTGGCGGAGGTGAACGATGGCGGCAAGGCGGTGGCCGCCGCGATCGAGAGCCGGCCCCATGTCGCCATCGTCGACTTCTCCATGCCGCGCATGACCGGCGTCGAGGTGGCGCGGCGGATCCGGGATTATCCGCTGCAGACCGAGGTGCTGATCTTCACGGTGCACAATTCGGGCCTGCTGGCGCAGCAGGCGTTCGAGGCCGGGGCGCGCGCATTCCTGGTGAAGTCTGATGCCAACAAGCTGCTGCTTGCTGCAGTCGAATCGCTGCTGCTGCACAGGCCGTTCTGCAACAGAAGCTGCTCGGCGGAACTCGATCGCGGGCCTGCAGCCGATGGCAAGCGCCACGACGAGCTCACCGCGCGGGAGCAATTGGTGGTCAAGCTGGTTGCCGAGGGTTACAGCAACAAGGGAATCAGCGCGATCCTCAACCTCAGGGTCAAGACGACCGAGGCCCACCGGGCGTCCGCGATGCGCAAGCTCGAGGTGAACTCGACGGCAGGGCTGGTTCGCTACGCCGTCCGGGCCGGACTTGTCGAGGCTTGA
- a CDS encoding ATP-binding protein — protein sequence MKPHGRPPTELPRTSLGNWLRIGSDKSIEALHWKFSTDLLFVVRPSFEGRFAYEAINPEFESHLGLSSKDVRNMDVFDCMSGDDARAVCETLRACLAEGAEIRIRQRLALGGSPRNMETIVMPVVDPSVGGVVRLIGSHRAIRNGSRESVIECDDGLAMDVGLLSIQEGIQQRIASDLHDSTCQHLIAASLGLMRVRSHLGETASAGQLCDEIDASIDEALREIRAFAYLLHPRNLAGEGLKATIERYAEGFAARTSLRVTVDIVPEVDRLLYETKRSLLRVVQEALTNVFRHAKATEVAIIIDVADDWFHMTVRDNGRGLPAEPGRRGTKTASIGVGIPAMRARLHEIGGTLDIHPNRAAPQSGTVLYAAFPYGLATGDNRRRDTTTTRARAGTRSRKEH from the coding sequence GTGAAACCGCATGGCCGTCCCCCCACCGAGTTGCCTCGAACCAGCCTCGGGAACTGGCTGCGAATAGGTTCTGACAAGTCGATCGAGGCGCTCCATTGGAAGTTTTCGACGGATCTTCTGTTCGTCGTCCGCCCGTCCTTTGAAGGGCGGTTCGCCTACGAGGCGATCAATCCTGAATTCGAATCTCATCTCGGCCTCTCGTCGAAGGACGTCCGCAACATGGATGTCTTCGACTGCATGAGCGGAGATGATGCCAGAGCCGTCTGTGAGACGCTTCGGGCGTGTCTCGCCGAAGGCGCCGAGATCCGCATCCGGCAGCGTCTCGCGCTCGGCGGCTCGCCCCGGAACATGGAAACGATCGTGATGCCGGTCGTCGATCCATCGGTCGGCGGCGTGGTCAGACTGATCGGTAGCCATCGTGCCATACGCAACGGTTCCCGCGAGAGCGTCATCGAATGCGACGACGGCCTCGCCATGGATGTCGGCCTGTTGTCCATCCAGGAAGGCATCCAGCAACGGATCGCGTCGGACCTTCACGATTCGACCTGTCAGCATTTGATTGCCGCCAGCCTTGGCCTGATGCGGGTCCGGAGCCATCTCGGCGAGACGGCCTCGGCCGGGCAGCTTTGCGACGAGATCGATGCGTCGATTGATGAGGCGCTCCGGGAGATCCGCGCCTTTGCCTATCTGCTGCACCCCCGGAACCTGGCGGGAGAGGGCCTGAAGGCCACCATTGAACGATACGCGGAAGGATTTGCGGCGCGCACGTCGTTGCGGGTGACGGTCGACATCGTGCCGGAGGTCGATCGGTTGCTCTACGAAACCAAGCGCTCGTTGCTGCGCGTCGTCCAGGAGGCCCTGACCAACGTTTTCCGTCACGCGAAGGCGACGGAGGTGGCGATTATCATCGATGTGGCCGACGACTGGTTCCACATGACGGTCCGCGACAACGGACGCGGTCTCCCGGCAGAGCCCGGCCGGCGCGGCACCAAGACGGCATCGATCGGGGTTGGAATTCCGGCGATGCGGGCACGGCTGCACGAGATTGGCGGCACGCTCGACATCCATCCCAATCGGGCAGCGCCGCAATCCGGCACGGTCTTGTACGCAGCGTTTCCTTATGGCCTGGCGACAGGGGACAATCGGCGAAGAGACACGACAACGACGAGGGCCCGCGCAGGGACCCGGTCGAGGAAAGAACACTAG